The genomic stretch CCAACCATTGATGTTTAGGCtgcaaaaatataacaatttgatgtaataataataataataataataataataagattaatTTTCAAATGAGTTTTTAAGTAAGGAATATCTCTTTATAagtaattgtaaaataaaatattatgggAAATATAAAAATGAGATAGAGAATTACCATATGGATAGAGCACTAATGACAATCTTAGCATCTTTCATGTTGCCAGTTAAAAGAATCAAAATTGTGGTGTACCATGTCTCAAGGCTGTAAATGCATGTAACCATAGATAGGTTTATGTTAACCATTGCAAGAGTGTCAAATTCTAACATAGTATCAAACACTATTGATTTAGACCATCCATCAATCATATTCAAGCATTATACATAATAGTGTTGTGTGTGAAAAAGTGTATTGGAAAAACAAAAACTAAGATGAAATATAATTAAAGTTTATAAAAAGTGACACTCTTATATTATAAGCAGATTTTATAAGATTGAGTTATACTCAACTtaaattttaatatgtttttagtgTATGTCTGATTCGAACAACCCATCATTTATATCCATGCATCACGTGTAAATAGTATTGTGCATGAAAGTGTATATTGGAAAAACAAAAATCAAGATTAAGCCTAACAAAAATTTATAAAGAGTTACACTCTTGTGTTATAAGATGATTTTGTTAGATCAAGTTAAATTCAAcataaattctaatatattatcAGAGACTATCAATTAGGGCTATATCAATCATTTATTTTTATGCACCAAATTTAATAGTGTTTTGCATGAAGGGGTGAATGGGAAAAACCAAAATCAAGATAAAATTTGACTAAAGTTTATAAAGAGTGGTCCTTCTCACATTACATGACGGCTTTATAACACTGACTTAAACCAGCTCAAATTCTACTATGCTATCAAAGGCTATCAATTCCGATTGTTAACTATTTGTATTTGTACATCGAGTGATCGAGTCCACTAGTTTTGTGTGTGGCAAGATGTATTGGAAAGACAAAAACCGAGATAAGCCTAACTTGAGTAAGGTTGATTAAAGCTCAATCGATTTGGGAAATCCACCAATTATATCCACACATCAAACCTAATAATATTGTGCGTGAGAAGGTGCATTGGGAAAATCAAAAACAAGATTCAAATagaatttataaaaaatgacacCCCTCAACgtataaatcaattttttaagtTTGAGTTAAGCCTAATCCAACTAAAATTCTAATAGTCACACATAATCTTAATtagaaatcaataattaaaaaagTTCTTAAATTCTTACCACATCATGACTCCAGCTGAGACGGAAAGCTTAATACAAGGCCATAGATCTTTAAAAGCCAAAAGTGAGAAACCCTTCCAAGTATCAGGACATTTAGTCATTATAAAATAGAGTTGACCAACATTTGGTAACCACAAAGCCAATAATAGTGACAACATTGCACCAGTGAGTCCAAGTTCCAACTTAACAGTCAAAAGCCAAGACAAGAAAAGGTGAACAGTTATAGAAAATGCAGCCAAATAAGCAATAATGACATTCTTGCTTTGTGCTTGCAAGAATGTTTGACAAGAAAATGACACAATCATAGCAAAACCAGTTCCTATTGACCAGATTGAAATTTTTCCTGCCATTTCTGCAATGCTTTTTTCTTGACCTAATGCCTCTAAAATTGGCGCGGTGAATATGAAAAGAGGAAGGAGTAAGATTAATGTCAAACACAATATTATCCAAGATCTTTGTAGATATACTCCAAGCATGTGGTATTGTTTTGCTCCATATGCTTGTCCACAAAGTGTTTCCAATGCACTTGCCATCCCAATCTGCATGTGGTATAAAGGTTACACACTGACGGTATAAAATAATTCTACACTATCATGCAATAGAAATTTATTATTCTACAACTAATTTAAAAATATCAGTGTAATTTGACATAATACAGAATGATGATTAATTGACAGTGTTAACACATCCTTTTTTTTCTATTAAGTATGAGGAAAAATACTTACCAATATACCAGTAGCAAATCGGTTTAGAACAGTCATAACAAGTGCATATCCAGCAAGTTCAGTTGAACCAATATGCCCAACAAAAGCTTGAGTTACAACTGTTATGCCAAATGATGAAAATCTTGTGAATATTGCAGGCCCTGCTATCACCCAAATTTTCTTGCTTTCTTCCCATATCCTTTTCCTAAGTGATTCTTCATTTTTAATAATCTCTGAATCACTTTTCTTCTGAAAAAAACTCTCTCTTAACTCATCTTTTTCCGACATATTGATTGACTATTACTATTGAGTtgcaatgtttttttttgttagaaaaagataatacaaagAATGCAATAGCactggatatatatatatatatatatatatatatatatatatatatatatatatatatatatatatatatatatatatatatatatatatatatatatatatatatatatatatatatatatatatatatatatattattgtttatggATTAGAAAGTTCAATAGATATTAATATTTTATGCAAATGGTCAAATATTTGATTGTGGTTTCTCTGGagaatattatttgaatttaaaagttACGTATCTAGACCTTTCAATTAATGGAAACAAAAATTATTACTTCATATTACttttaaaataaatgtaaaaTTATATATGGGAAATGCAATTTAATAATTGAGTCAAAttccaaaattaatttatatataaaattaattttttttatatatatatattgggtaGGACATAACATTATATTTCCTCTAATCTTACTTTTAAAAACtaaattactttttaaatttattaaataaccaATGAATATGGTATACgtaattcatatacattgtttatTCAGTAAATttagaaaatcaattttttttataaatagaatcaTATTGGATAATAACAAAATCTAACACAATTTcatgacaaaattaaaaaaaaaatatttttttaaatattaacatGAAATATGTAAAGAGTAAAATATTTATACAATATTGTTATTAAATGAACcaaactaattttaaaaataaaaaataaaataaattttttaattttcattgacCAATATACATATGCATAGTACCAAGACATTATAAAAAGAAtatagttttaataaaaatattatttttacaaaatacatgtagttaccaaaaattataaaaagtatttaattttaataaaatattatttttagaattagCATAATACATATGTATTATTGCATTAATTAATTTCATAAATGTGTAACATAAATTTATACtatcaaagaaaaatatattgGGCTTTTTGCCCTCtttctaataaaaaaaaaaagcaaaatattaatttttaaaaaaaaaatattatagttaAATTGCCATTTAAATTTTATCTGGACCTAATTGCAAAAATGACGTGTTTGCTAAAATCTTATAAATATTTACATTGTATTAAACTCTTTGTTTATAGTTGATCTATCTTTGTTTTCTTAGTTAGGTACTTATACACTTAATTAGGTCGTTTGttagtttgttattggattatcATTGAGTTTTCAGTGTGGATAAGTTTGAATAAGACTTTGTTTAACACAAGAAAAAGAGGTTTTAGcttttaatttttaacttttcagttcatattaacaaaaaaaac from Vicia villosa cultivar HV-30 ecotype Madison, WI linkage group LG4, Vvil1.0, whole genome shotgun sequence encodes the following:
- the LOC131596777 gene encoding protein DETOXIFICATION 21-like, whose product is MSEKDELRESFFQKKSDSEIIKNEESLRKRIWEESKKIWVIAGPAIFTRFSSFGITVVTQAFVGHIGSTELAGYALVMTVLNRFATGILIGMASALETLCGQAYGAKQYHMLGVYLQRSWIILCLTLILLLPLFIFTAPILEALGQEKSIAEMAGKISIWSIGTGFAMIVSFSCQTFLQAQSKNVIIAYLAAFSITVHLFLSWLLTVKLELGLTGAMLSLLLALWLPNVGQLYFIMTKCPDTWKGFSLLAFKDLWPCIKLSVSAGVMMCLETWYTTILILLTGNMKDAKIVISALSICLNINGWEMMIALGFFAAAGVRVANELGRGSSRATKFSIVMTVLTSFVIGFIFFLVFLFLKEKIAYVFTPDPDVVKAVGDLSFLLALSILLNSIQPVLSGVSVGAGWQSIVAYVNIGCYYIIGIPVGVVIGIVLDYKVKGIWIGMLFGTFVQTVVLIIITCKTDWKNQVEIAKKNIIKWATNKTLESNDASGKSLLANEE